In a single window of the Flavobacterium sp. W4I14 genome:
- a CDS encoding hypothetical protein (product_source=Hypo-rule applied; cleavage_site_network=SignalP-noTM; pfam=PF05036; superfamily=110997) — MKTILTFIGCLFLFTTAFAQKGEVTVIKDPLIDSLIAKRLEVYKTSGEVKPGKPIVSAYGYRVQIFYGSDRREVFNEQARFKGLYPKYNTYLVYKEPNYYVRVGDFRTRLEAQRLINELRPNFPTLFIFREKINAPSLDTTTSNDQK, encoded by the coding sequence ATGAAAACAATATTAACTTTTATAGGCTGTTTGTTCCTTTTTACCACTGCTTTTGCACAAAAAGGAGAGGTTACGGTTATAAAAGATCCCTTAATTGATAGTTTAATTGCCAAACGTTTAGAAGTTTATAAAACTTCTGGAGAGGTAAAACCGGGCAAACCCATTGTTTCGGCTTATGGTTATCGCGTACAGATTTTCTATGGGTCAGACCGGCGTGAGGTTTTTAACGAACAGGCAAGGTTTAAAGGGCTTTATCCGAAATATAATACCTACCTCGTTTATAAAGAACCCAATTATTATGTTCGGGTTGGTGACTTTCGCACTCGGTTAGAAGCGCAGCGCCTCATAAACGAACTCAGACCAAATTTCCCGACACTGTTTATTTTTAGGGAAAAAATTAATGCACCAAGTTTAGATACCACAACAAGTAATGATCAAAAATAA
- a CDS encoding CubicO group peptidase (beta-lactamase class C family) (product_source=COG1680; cath_funfam=3.40.710.10; cleavage_site_network=SignalP-noTM; cog=COG1680; pfam=PF00144,PF11954; superfamily=56601), whose amino-acid sequence MQFLSPLKFKISIALSLFLGLNVHAQVLTSKQIDSVVEKTLTTFNVPGIAVSVIKDGKIIHLKGYGVSSIKTNKKVDEHTLFGVASNTKAFTAAALGMLVDEKKITWDTKVSDVIPEFKMYDAYVTSEFTIRDLLTHRSGLGLGAGDLMIWPDSSTVDKKQLIHNLRYLKPVSSFRTKYDYDNLMYIVAGDVVARVSGVTYEDFIESRIIKPLGMSKTAASWYRLKDKSNVIDGHAPYEGKLLPVGLSFGEIANAAGGIYSNVTDMSKWVMAMINGGKYGETLGKKLFSPAVARELWTPQTIIAGGNPAAFSSYGLGWFLSNVNGNFQATHTGGLSGIVTQVTIIPEMKLGIIVLTNQQSGAAFNSITNSIKDGYLGIKGQDRIKTYNDNRLKNEKQADEMVSKVWNDIAAQQKLSTTKPDVKNYYGIFHDAWFGDVTISEVKGKMHFQAKNAPKLKGDMTYYKGNTFIVKWYDRSLDADAFVNFSLDHNALADGFKIEAISPLTDFSFDFQDLDFKKTDKK is encoded by the coding sequence ATGCAATTCCTTTCCCCGTTAAAATTTAAAATATCAATAGCTTTATCACTGTTTTTGGGCCTTAATGTACATGCACAGGTGCTCACTTCAAAACAGATCGATAGTGTTGTAGAAAAAACACTCACCACCTTTAATGTTCCCGGAATTGCAGTTTCTGTAATTAAAGACGGTAAAATAATCCATTTAAAAGGTTATGGGGTAAGCTCCATCAAAACCAATAAAAAGGTTGATGAGCATACACTTTTCGGTGTGGCATCAAACACAAAAGCATTCACGGCGGCTGCATTGGGTATGTTGGTTGATGAAAAGAAAATTACCTGGGATACTAAAGTTTCCGATGTAATTCCGGAGTTTAAAATGTACGATGCTTACGTAACCAGCGAATTTACCATCCGCGATCTGCTCACGCACCGCAGTGGTTTGGGTTTAGGTGCGGGCGATTTAATGATTTGGCCAGATTCGTCAACCGTTGATAAAAAGCAATTGATCCATAACCTGCGTTATTTAAAGCCGGTTTCCTCATTCCGTACCAAATACGATTACGACAACCTGATGTATATTGTTGCTGGCGATGTGGTAGCAAGGGTTTCAGGAGTTACCTACGAAGATTTTATTGAAAGCAGGATCATTAAACCATTAGGCATGTCCAAAACGGCAGCTTCGTGGTACCGCTTAAAAGATAAATCTAATGTAATTGATGGCCATGCACCCTACGAAGGCAAACTGCTTCCTGTAGGACTAAGCTTCGGAGAGATTGCAAATGCTGCTGGTGGAATTTATTCGAACGTTACCGATATGAGCAAATGGGTAATGGCCATGATCAATGGCGGTAAATATGGCGAAACTCTTGGCAAGAAATTATTCAGCCCTGCTGTGGCAAGAGAACTTTGGACCCCACAGACCATTATTGCAGGTGGTAATCCAGCTGCTTTCAGTAGTTATGGCCTAGGTTGGTTTTTGAGCAATGTAAATGGCAATTTTCAGGCAACACACACAGGTGGCCTGTCAGGAATTGTAACACAGGTAACGATTATTCCAGAGATGAAATTGGGCATTATTGTATTAACCAATCAGCAGTCTGGCGCTGCTTTTAATTCGATCACCAATTCGATTAAAGATGGTTATCTTGGTATTAAAGGACAGGACAGGATTAAAACCTATAACGATAACAGGCTTAAAAACGAAAAACAGGCTGACGAGATGGTGAGCAAAGTTTGGAACGATATTGCTGCTCAACAAAAACTGTCGACCACAAAGCCAGATGTTAAAAATTATTATGGCATTTTCCACGATGCCTGGTTTGGTGATGTAACCATTAGTGAGGTGAAAGGCAAGATGCATTTTCAGGCTAAAAACGCGCCAAAATTGAAAGGCGACATGACTTACTACAAAGGAAATACCTTTATTGTAAAATGGTATGATAGAAGTTTAGATGCCGATGCTTTTGTTAATTTTAGTTTAGATCACAATGCTTTGGCTGATGGTTTTAAAATAGAAGCGATTTCGCCGCTAACCGATTTTAGTTTCGATTTTCAGGACCTGGATTTTAAAAAGACCGATAAAAAATAA
- a CDS encoding hypothetical protein (product_source=Hypo-rule applied; cath_funfam=1.20.5.510; cleavage_site_network=SignalP-TM; superfamily=81544): protein MKKVFLFLLLISLFYTGFAQEINRFNPDTIKTITLDSAVNIKAEKLNVETFIRKVMYDTSFYQSFRDMKRYSFIAENRIYSYDKKNKVDGKIYRKIRHNNSGPYKMEYLVKQDTGKIYKKNGKYQLYTVEMFDYIFMNAYNTDFVPNAPKPDGKGGTNESYKDKLKTLIFNPGRPVKVPFIGSKTEIFSANMRQYYDYGFTSGTYLDSIPVYRFKVSVKPDLSSWTKDGIMIKELVTIFDKRNFNILGRYVDMKYSNMLFDFDVQMNIEMGYFGDDKLPTKITYQGNWDYPFKKEERASFLIVHKDYKLEKGK, encoded by the coding sequence ATGAAAAAAGTATTTTTGTTTTTATTGTTAATATCGCTCTTTTACACAGGTTTTGCTCAGGAAATTAACCGTTTTAATCCTGATACAATTAAAACCATTACGCTCGATTCTGCAGTAAATATCAAAGCCGAAAAGTTGAATGTAGAGACATTTATCAGAAAAGTAATGTACGATACTTCCTTTTATCAATCGTTTAGGGATATGAAACGTTATTCTTTCATTGCCGAAAACAGGATTTACAGTTACGATAAAAAGAACAAGGTTGATGGGAAAATTTACCGTAAAATAAGACATAACAATAGCGGTCCTTATAAAATGGAGTATCTGGTAAAACAGGATACCGGCAAAATTTATAAGAAAAACGGCAAATACCAACTTTACACCGTAGAGATGTTCGATTACATTTTTATGAATGCCTATAACACCGATTTTGTACCCAATGCACCCAAGCCTGACGGAAAGGGCGGAACAAATGAAAGTTATAAAGACAAACTCAAAACATTAATCTTCAATCCTGGCCGTCCGGTAAAAGTTCCCTTTATTGGCAGTAAAACCGAAATTTTTTCAGCCAATATGCGCCAGTATTATGATTATGGTTTCACCAGCGGTACCTATCTTGATTCTATTCCGGTTTATCGTTTTAAGGTTTCAGTTAAACCCGATTTAAGCAGCTGGACAAAAGATGGCATCATGATCAAGGAACTGGTTACCATTTTCGATAAACGAAATTTCAATATTCTGGGGCGTTATGTTGATATGAAATATAGCAACATGCTTTTTGATTTTGATGTGCAGATGAATATAGAAATGGGTTATTTCGGAGACGATAAATTACCGACCAAAATTACCTACCAAGGTAACTGGGATTATCCTTTCAAAAAAGAAGAACGGGCTAGTTTTTTAATCGTACACAAAGATTATAAACTCGAAAAGGGCAAATAA
- a CDS encoding amidohydrolase (product_source=TIGR01891; cath_funfam=3.40.630.10; cog=COG1473; pfam=PF01546,PF07687; superfamily=53187; tigrfam=TIGR01891) yields the protein MIKNKIQELAANIFNDVVGYRQHIHANPELSFKEFETSLFIKDKLKKWGIEYTDCANTGVVGLIKGNLPSDKVIALRADMDALPIHEANDKPYRSKNHGVMHACGHDVHTSSLLGTAHILNQMKDEFGGTIKLIFQPAEELLPGGASIMIKEGVLENPKPDYIVGQHVMPLIDAGKVGFRSGIYMASTDELYVTVTGKGGHGAQPHQNIDPVLIASHIIIALQQIVSRNADPRTPSVLSFGKVNANGATNIIPNEVKIEGTFRTLDENWRDEAHKHMKKMAEGIAESMGGSCDFDIHRGYPFLINEEKLTANARAFAEEFLGKENVVDLDIWMAAEDFSFYSQVTDACFYRLGTGNAAKDTQYSVHTPRFDIDEDALKISTGLMAYIALKQLGN from the coding sequence ATGATCAAAAATAAAATCCAAGAACTAGCCGCGAACATTTTTAACGATGTAGTGGGCTATCGTCAACATATACATGCCAATCCTGAATTATCTTTCAAAGAATTCGAAACTTCATTATTCATCAAGGATAAATTAAAAAAATGGGGAATAGAATATACAGACTGTGCCAATACAGGTGTGGTAGGTTTAATTAAGGGTAACCTTCCATCTGATAAAGTAATTGCTTTGCGTGCCGATATGGATGCATTGCCTATTCACGAAGCAAACGACAAACCTTACCGTTCTAAAAACCATGGTGTAATGCATGCCTGCGGACACGATGTTCACACTTCGTCACTTTTAGGAACAGCTCATATCCTAAACCAAATGAAAGATGAATTCGGTGGAACCATCAAATTGATCTTCCAACCCGCGGAGGAGTTGTTGCCAGGCGGAGCGAGTATCATGATTAAAGAAGGTGTATTGGAGAATCCAAAACCTGATTATATTGTTGGTCAGCATGTAATGCCGTTAATTGATGCTGGTAAAGTAGGTTTCCGTTCAGGCATTTACATGGCCTCAACCGATGAATTGTATGTTACTGTAACTGGGAAAGGTGGTCATGGCGCGCAGCCTCACCAAAATATCGATCCGGTTTTAATCGCATCGCATATCATTATTGCTTTGCAACAGATTGTTAGTCGCAATGCCGATCCACGTACACCATCGGTTTTATCTTTTGGTAAGGTAAATGCCAATGGAGCAACTAACATTATTCCAAATGAGGTGAAAATCGAAGGTACGTTTAGGACCTTAGATGAGAACTGGAGAGATGAAGCACATAAACACATGAAAAAAATGGCCGAAGGAATTGCCGAAAGTATGGGGGGAAGCTGCGATTTTGATATTCATAGAGGTTATCCGTTTTTAATTAACGAAGAAAAGTTAACCGCAAATGCAAGGGCTTTTGCCGAAGAATTTTTGGGTAAAGAGAATGTGGTAGATTTAGATATCTGGATGGCTGCTGAAGATTTTTCTTTCTACTCGCAGGTAACAGATGCTTGTTTTTATCGTTTAGGTACTGGGAATGCAGCAAAAGACACGCAATACTCAGTACATACCCCGCGATTTGATATTGATGAAGATGCCTTGAAAATATCAACAGGATTAATGGCCTATATTGCTTTAAAACAATTAGGGAATTAA